A stretch of DNA from Microlunatus sp. Gsoil 973:
GTCGAGATCAACGTCGGCCCGAAACAGGCGACCATTCCCGACAACCTGGTCGGCAAGAAGGCCAAGAAGGTCGAGCGGCTGCTCGAGGATGCCGGCTTCTCCTCCGACAGCATCAAGCGGGAGGACGCCCAGCAGCCCGAGCCACTGGACGCCGAGAAGGGCGACGTCCTCGCGATCGACCCGGAGGAGGGTTCGACGGTCGCCGCGGACTCCGAGATCACCCTGACGGTTGCCACCGGTAAGTCCGAAGTGCCCAATCTGATGGGCAAGCAGGCCGATGCCGCCGAACAGGACGCGGAGAATGCCGGGTTCCGGACCCAGGTCAAGACGGTGATCGACGACGACAACCCCGAGGGCATCGTGGTCAGCCAGAGCTACTCCGAGGGAACGCTGCTGGAGCGCGGCACGACGATCGTGATCAGCGTCGCCAAGCACTCCCCGCCCAAGCCGAGCCCGACACCGACGCCGACCGGTCCGGCATCGTCCACCTCACCCAGCCCGACGCCGGGCAAGCCCGGAGGCTAGACCGCCGGGATTCCGGACGACTGGTAATTATTCGAACAACTGTCCGATAGCGGTGTTACGCTCGATGCCATGAGCGCGATCACCATCGGAACGACCGACCGTAGGGGCAGGGCGGATCTGCAGGATTCGCTCTTGGACTTCTCCGACGAGCTGGACCTCGGCGCGCTGCGCGGCAAGGTCGAACGACGCACCCTGACCCGGGGCGCCTGGGTGGACATCCGGCCGGCTTGGCTGCAGGGCGCCGACGCGTTGATGCGGGAACTCGTCGAGACCGTGCCCTGGCACGCCGAGCGCCGGCAGATGTACGAGCGGGTCGTCGACGTACCGCGGATGCTCTGTTTCTACGGTGAGGACGACCCGCTGCCGCATCCGGTGCTCGACCGGGCCAAGGCGTTGCTCAACGACTACTACAACGCGGAGCTGGGCGAGCCGTTCCGGACGGCCGGGATGTGCCTGTACCGGGACGGGCGGG
This window harbors:
- a CDS encoding alpha-ketoglutarate-dependent dioxygenase AlkB, which produces MSAITIGTTDRRGRADLQDSLLDFSDELDLGALRGKVERRTLTRGAWVDIRPAWLQGADALMRELVETVPWHAERRQMYERVVDVPRMLCFYGEDDPLPHPVLDRAKALLNDYYNAELGEPFRTAGMCLYRDGRDSVAWHGDTIGRGKSEDTMVAILSVGAARALSLRPRGSTTTWAKYPLGHGDLIVMGGSCQRTWEHAITKTAKPVGPRISIQFRPRGVR